In Trifolium pratense cultivar HEN17-A07 linkage group LG7, ARS_RC_1.1, whole genome shotgun sequence, a genomic segment contains:
- the LOC123899968 gene encoding multifunctional methyltransferase subunit TRM112 homolog A-like has product MRLLTHNMLSSNIKGVVNGFPLRIEAEKVVEKNVEMNGDFLKKMFEKIEWKAFVEASRGMGYTELPEEADTSMLDSDEFLSRFHHALLELHLEEGALVCPETGRRFPVKKGIPNMLLHEDEV; this is encoded by the coding sequence ATGAGGCTGTTAACACACAATATGCTATCTTCAAACATTAAGGGTGTGGTGAATGGATTTCCATTACGAATAGAAGCCGAGAAAGTGGTGGAAAAGAATGTGGAAATGAATGGTGACTTTTTGAAAAAGATGTTTGAGAAGATTGAGTGGAAGGCTTTTGTGGAAGCATCACGGGGAATGGGGTACACCGAACTACCTGAGGAGGCTGACACTTCCATGCTGGATTCAGATGAATTTCTGAGCCGGTTTCACCATGCCCTCTTGGAACTCCATCTTGAAGAAGGTGCTCTTGTTTGCCCAGAGACCGGACGACGCTTCCCCGTCAAAAAGGGCATTCCAAATATGCTTCTTCACGAGGATGAAGTCTGA